One part of the Hydra vulgaris chromosome 01, alternate assembly HydraT2T_AEP genome encodes these proteins:
- the LOC136075184 gene encoding merozoite surface protein 9-like, protein MLSNIENSCLPLRSSIEQPPVPNAAMNLQLISVTESVDIINLNEMQLPDISNSSSAKLVDTANKDNINASNSNTRLDKQHEQHVNTDIAGSTCLPTTDENAIVSIEQADLDVSFENLMPVPHRDRPQSSRPRKKPPSYELTSEENVAFIQERTKPITKKVAKEKETSKEKKQKKTVKQKVIKKKKESKKEKKQKEEDICKYCGFAYGEATDPLIDDEWIECDACRDWLHESCIEITVRGQLCADCVQTTTK, encoded by the coding sequence ATGTTGTCAAATATTGAAAATTCTTGTTTGCCACTGCGATCGAGTATTGAACAGCCACCTGTACCTAATGCAGCTATGAATTTGCAGTTGATTTCTGTGACCGAATCCGTTGACATAATTAATCTGAATGAAATGCAATTGCCAGATATTTCAAATAGTTCTAGTGCTAAACTTGTTGATACAgctaataaagataatattaatgCATCTAATTCTAATACTCGCCTAGATAAGCAGCATGAGCAACATGTCAATACTGATATTGCTGGTAGTACTTGTTTACCTACCACTGATGAAAATGCAATTGTGTCAATTGAACAAGCAGACCTCGATGTGTCTTTCGAAAACTTGATGCCAGTGCCACACAGAGATCGACCACAAAGCAGTCGGCCACGTAAGAAACCACCATCTTATGAATTGACATCAGAAGAAAATGTAGCATTTATTCAAGAAAGAACCAaaccaataacaaaaaaagtagcTAAAGAGAAAGAGACCAGCAAAGAAAAGAAACAGAAGAAAACTGTTAAACAGAAggttataaagaaaaagaaagaatccaaaaaagaaaagaaacaaaaagaagagGACATTTGCAAATATTGTGGGTTTGCATATGGTGAAGCAACTGATCCTCTCATTGATGATGAATGGATTGAGTGTGACGCGTGCCGTGATTGGTTACATGAGAGCTGTATCGAAATAACCGTGCGTGGACAACTATGTGCTGATTGTGTTCAAACAACAACTAAGTAA